A genomic window from Chlorobium phaeobacteroides DSM 266 includes:
- a CDS encoding NADH-quinone oxidoreductase subunit J family protein produces the protein MNDSTFTIIFYLFAAITVFSAAFVVFSRSVIYSAFSLLFTFFGTAALYVLLSADFIAVTQVVVYVGGILVLLLFGVMFTNSIMQTDLKTDVLHVVPGTLLFAAITGGMLYVFYTTGTWKSSLVTLQGSVVERIGYETMSRYILPFEMASILLLAVLIGAAFLARFDKPGKNG, from the coding sequence ATGAATGACAGTACCTTTACCATAATATTTTACCTCTTTGCCGCAATAACGGTTTTTTCCGCCGCATTTGTGGTGTTTTCCAGGAGTGTAATCTATTCGGCATTTTCGCTCCTGTTTACCTTTTTTGGAACTGCGGCGCTCTATGTTCTGCTCAGCGCTGATTTTATTGCCGTTACGCAGGTTGTTGTCTATGTGGGCGGGATTCTTGTACTGCTGCTGTTTGGCGTTATGTTTACCAACAGTATCATGCAGACCGACCTGAAAACCGATGTCCTGCATGTTGTGCCCGGGACGCTTCTTTTTGCGGCCATTACCGGCGGAATGCTCTATGTGTTTTATACGACGGGTACATGGAAATCTTCACTGGTTACCTTGCAAGGCAGCGTTGTTGAGCGCATAGGGTACGAAACCATGTCCCGCTACATTCTTCCGTTTGAAATGGCCTCGATACTTCTGCTTGCCGTGCTTATTGGAGCTGCATTTCTTGCGCGGTTTGACAAACCGGGAAAGAACGGGTAG
- the nuoH gene encoding NADH-quinone oxidoreductase subunit NuoH, with protein sequence MSVMALSQIRIPLLMGNSLNAWSEALTGFSIWGFPLGLVILAAIPLVFIALYALTYGVYGERKISAFMQDRLGPMEVGKWGILQTLADILKLLQKEDIVPAAADKFLFVVGPGILFVGSFLAFAVLPFSSAFIGANLNVGLFYAIGIVSIEVVGILAAGWGSNNKWSLYGAVRSVAQIVSYEIPAGIALLCGAMMAGTLDMQQITMLQSGHLGFAHFNLFQSPIAWLPFLIYFIASLAEVNRAPFDIPEAESELVAGYFTEYSGMKFAVIFLAEYGSMFMVSAVLSIVFLGGWNSPLPDLGPVSLNAMTSGPVWGVFWIISKGFFFIFVQMWLRWTLPRLRVDQLMYLCWKVLTPFAFIGFVLTAIWEIYVP encoded by the coding sequence ATGAGTGTAATGGCTTTATCGCAAATCCGTATTCCTCTGCTTATGGGTAACAGTCTCAATGCCTGGTCGGAAGCCCTTACCGGTTTTTCGATCTGGGGATTTCCTCTTGGTCTTGTCATTCTTGCCGCCATTCCGTTAGTTTTTATTGCGCTTTACGCTCTGACATACGGAGTCTACGGCGAACGGAAAATTTCCGCATTCATGCAGGACAGGCTTGGTCCGATGGAGGTTGGCAAATGGGGTATTCTGCAGACCCTTGCCGATATTCTCAAGCTTTTGCAGAAAGAGGATATTGTTCCTGCCGCTGCTGACAAATTTCTTTTTGTCGTTGGCCCCGGAATTCTGTTTGTCGGCTCCTTTCTTGCATTTGCCGTGCTTCCGTTCAGTTCTGCTTTTATTGGTGCCAATTTAAATGTAGGCCTCTTTTATGCAATCGGCATCGTATCCATTGAAGTGGTCGGTATTCTTGCTGCCGGCTGGGGATCAAACAACAAGTGGTCGCTCTATGGAGCGGTTCGGAGTGTCGCCCAGATAGTCAGCTATGAAATTCCTGCCGGAATTGCCCTTTTGTGCGGAGCCATGATGGCAGGAACGCTTGATATGCAGCAGATAACAATGCTCCAGTCCGGTCATCTCGGGTTTGCCCATTTCAATCTTTTTCAGTCGCCGATTGCCTGGCTTCCTTTTCTGATCTATTTCATCGCTTCGCTTGCAGAGGTTAATCGGGCCCCTTTTGATATTCCCGAAGCCGAATCCGAGCTTGTTGCCGGTTATTTTACCGAGTATAGCGGGATGAAATTTGCGGTTATTTTTCTTGCCGAATATGGTAGTATGTTTATGGTTTCAGCCGTTCTCTCCATTGTTTTTCTTGGAGGCTGGAACTCGCCTCTTCCCGATCTTGGCCCTGTATCGCTCAATGCCATGACAAGTGGCCCTGTGTGGGGGGTCTTCTGGATTATTTCGAAGGGATTTTTCTTTATTTTTGTGCAGATGTGGCTGCGCTGGACCCTGCCTCGTTTGAGGGTTGATCAGTTGATGTACCTCTGCTGGAAAGTTCTGACACCGTTCGCTTTTATCGGATTTGTTCTGACGGCGATCTGGGAAATTTATGTGCCATAG
- a CDS encoding 4Fe-4S binding protein, protein MSEYFRNIKTGASTIATGMGITLQHFFNAVKRKGDAGVGDSNYFGQVDGLVTLQYPREAIPTPANGRYRLENNIDDCIGCAQCERACPIGCITIETIKVTADDLGVCGKTSGGQQKKFWLPVFDIDTAKCMTCGLCTVVCPTECLIHSPVSDFSEFDRQNLVYHFGNLTRLEAEAKKRKLQEQQAQAAKDKAAAPAKPVLSGKSVAEKTASSETEDSGKARGENTGEQ, encoded by the coding sequence ATGAGTGAATATTTCAGAAACATAAAGACAGGTGCCTCGACCATTGCTACCGGTATGGGGATTACCCTTCAGCACTTTTTCAATGCCGTCAAGCGTAAGGGTGATGCCGGCGTGGGGGATTCGAATTATTTCGGGCAGGTTGACGGTCTCGTTACGCTCCAGTATCCAAGAGAGGCGATCCCGACTCCGGCAAATGGACGGTATCGACTTGAGAATAATATTGATGATTGTATCGGTTGCGCACAGTGTGAGCGTGCCTGTCCTATCGGTTGTATTACCATTGAAACCATCAAGGTTACGGCCGACGATCTCGGTGTTTGTGGCAAGACATCCGGGGGACAGCAGAAAAAGTTCTGGCTTCCCGTCTTTGATATCGATACAGCCAAATGCATGACCTGCGGCCTCTGTACGGTGGTCTGTCCAACGGAGTGCCTGATACACTCTCCGGTCAGCGATTTTTCTGAATTTGATCGTCAGAATCTTGTCTACCATTTTGGAAATCTGACGCGTCTTGAAGCCGAGGCAAAAAAACGCAAGCTTCAGGAACAGCAGGCTCAGGCGGCAAAGGATAAAGCTGCGGCTCCTGCAAAACCTGTTCTTTCGGGCAAATCCGTCGCTGAGAAAACAGCGTCATCCGAAACAGAAGATAGCGGTAAAGCCAGGGGAGAGAACACAGGGGAACAGTAG